The genomic DNA CGCGCGGATCGTGCGTGCCTTCGATGTCGGCTTGTAGACGGGCGGTCAGGGATTCAAGGAAAGCCGGGATCATCGCGGCTTGAGGGCGGACTTTTTCACCGGCGATCTTTGCGAGGACCGGCACGCAGGCATCGGTGACGATCTTCTTGCCGCTGAGATACAACTCATGCCCGGCGTAGTCGCCGAGACGCGCCTTGGCCCATGCACGCTGTTCCGCCTTGCCGGGGATTTGCTGGGACGCCGCGTGGAGGAGGTCGGCGGTCGCCTTGCAGGTCGCAGCACCGCGCACGGAGGCGATGTGGCTATTCAAGACATCTTCGGCCTTGGCCAACGTGGCCGGCAGGCCGTCCACGGCTGTCTGGTAACGGGCCAAGGCGAGGGGAGTGCCGATCTTCTTCTCAAGCAGGTAGGCTTGGATCTCGCGGCATGCCTCCTTGTCTTGCGGAACGGGTTTGGAGAGGGCTGTCTTCGCGAACATCTCGTGCACATGCAGGAGAAAGACCGGGCAGCCCGGTTTGTTGATGGCGGCCTGCCGTTCGGCCAGCCATTGGATCAGCCGCAGTTGCGTCCGCGGATCGAAGTCGGCGGCGGCTTCGGTCAAGAGGATGTTGTAGGGGTTGAGGTCCAGCCCGCTCTTCACCAGTTCGAGTCCATTGGCCTGTCGGTCATCGGGGGAAAGCAGGCTCCACAAGCGGGCCGCCATCATCGAGTCGAGGAACGCCGGCATCCCGAAATTAACGGCGAAGCCAGTGGTGGCGGCGCGGCGGGGAGAGGTCAGGGTGGCGGCGGGATTGCTGAAGGGCCACAGCACCGGAGAGAGTCCGCTGCCGAACTGATAGGTGTTCGTCGCGGCGTCAAAGCGGACGCCGGTGGTGCCGCAGTGCCCGGGCTCACGAGTGGTGGCAGCGGGGCGGCCCAAGGCTAATTGGGTACGCACGCTAACGCCAGAGACGACGCCGCAGACACCGCCATCCTTGCACATCATCTGCACCGAGCCATAGCCGAAATCCAATGGCGCAACCGAGCGGGCACGCAGCAGGTCAGGCTTCTGCGCGATGCTGCCGACATAGGCCGGGCCGCCCTTGGTGGCGCGGCCGGTATCGCGATAGTTTTCCCAGATCTCCTGACACTCCCGCAGCGGGTCGCGTTGGGTGGCGAGCAGGACCAGTGCCGGCCACGGGGCCTTCAGCGGAAAGATCGGCCAGGTGCGCTGGGTTTCCTTCGCGAAGACGTGCTGGTCGTTGCGGATGAGGAACGCGCAGGTTTCGGCCAAGGTGGGGACGGGATCCCGCTCAGGCAGCAAGCCTTTCGCCAGATAGGTTTTGCGGAACATCTCGGAGGCTTGGACGGTCGGCCCCATCTTCGCATACAAGCTCGGGTTCGGCGGCAGGCAATCGACCCGCGCGCTCTGGTCGCGCTCCTCCATGTAGGTATTGAACTGCTGCTGCAGCTCCTTGCTCTTGATCACATCCGCCCCGACCATCGGGCGGTTGCGTTTTTCCACCGTGACGGGATCGCCTTTCTTGGCGGGTTTGATTTTGACTTCGTATTCCAGCGGTTTGCTGTTGAGGAAATTGATGATGTGATCGTTCACATCCAACTCGCGCGTGGGATCCTTGGTGTCGACTGGCTTGAGCGGATTGGGAGGAATGACCAGCTTCATCACCGTGCGGCCGGTGAGGCTCACGCCAAGGGCGGCGAGATCCTTGGCGTCGGCATTGCTCACCGCCATGGCCAAGGCGAGCTGGGTGTATTGCTTGCGAACGACCTCGGAACCCAAGTCCAAGTCCAGCGAACGGAGGATGCGCAGCACGTTGGCCGGCCGGCTCTTGATCCCATATACCGTGGCTTCCACGAGCGGGTCGGAATCCACCCAGGCGAGAAAGTCCGGGGGCAGGGTTTCGCCGGCGGCGGCCAGCTCCGCCGCGGCCTGCGCTTTGGAAAAGGCAAGGAACGCGGCGCGCACCTCGGGCGTGAAGCGATGATCTCCTTCCACCCACGCCGCATGGAGGAACTGGCCCGCGGGCAAGGATTCTAACAGCGTTGCCGCGGCGACATCTGCCGGCGCGGGCGCGGATGGGATGCTCACTGCTTGGGCCTTGAGACGCCCCGAAGAGGAGGCCATCAGACAGCACAGCGCGAGGAGAACGGAGTTTTTCATGACGATGGAGGAGAGGAGCAGCGGGGCAACGCGCCGCCGCCGCGAGGACACCGGCAAGAGCCGGATTCCATTGCCTTTCAGTGAACATGATTCCGGCCTCGCTTCACAATGGACCAACCTCGGAAAAAGATGGACGAACCTAGGCTTCAGTTGCTGGACGTTCAAAAGAATGGCACACCGGTGGTAATCGGTTCTGGCGATGATACACGCCAGCATTTCGATTTCCTTCGCTGCTCCGATTTCTGCAACCTCGAAGTTACTGCCAGAAGGTGCAGTGCATTCGAAATGAAGCCACTGAGCTCGCCCCATTGTTTTCACTCCATGCTCGCACTGCCTTGTCTTGCCATCGCCACGGCATGCTTTGCTGGTGCCGCAGAAGAAAAACCTTCCCTCGCGAAACCCGCGCCACCGGCTCCGGTTTTAGCTCCTCTCGCAGAGACCGATCTGATCGGTGCGTGGGTGGGAGTGGTCGGCCTTGAGGCAGCACCCACCACCGTCCTCCTCGCTTTCTATCGCGACAAGAAGGCAGCCCTGATATTCTTCCAGCCTGCGGACGATATCGATCCGAAGGGCAAGCAGGGTCTCACCTACGATTACCCCACGACCGGTAACTGGAAGATGAAGGACGGCGCGGTGATATTCACGCCCGATCCCGAGGAACATCCGGACGCGGAGTCGATCCAACTTGAGATCACCAAGCCCGCCAAGGACCGCCTGGTGCTCAACCTGGGAGAGCAAGGCAAGCAAGCCGTCAAGGTCAAGATGGCTCCCGCCACGGACCGGGAACTGAAGCGTTGGTTCGACGGCAAGCGCCCCGAGTGATCCACCGCAACAATCACATCGCCATGAAATCCCGACTTGCCTCGCTCCTCAGGCGCCTCGCCGTCTTGTCCTTGCTCGCGTTTCCCTCCTGCACGGGTTTCCCGGGCTCGACCAAGGACGTGTCCCTCGATCCGCGCGTGGCGGTTTATCTGCAGGAGCCGCGTCAATTGGTGAAGTCCTGCGACTTGTTAGGGGAGGGGCGTTCGGCCGTGCTGATCGAGCATGGGAAGCGCAATCGCAGGCACGAAGGGCTGGCGCTGCAGCAGGTGTTGCCAGTTGGCACCCGGGTGGATCTCACGCGCATCCAACGGATCCACGGAGACGGCTTCGTGTTGTTCAAGGCTACCGGGCGGGCCTATCCCGCGAATCATCCCGATGGCCTGCCCTTCACCTACAAATGGGGCTTCGGCGGTATGTCACCCCAAGCGCCGTGGGAACCGCCGGGCCAGCGGTTGAAGAAGCAACTGGGTCTCGAATAGCCTTTGGCTTGCGGAGATTGGAACGCCGCGCGGATTGCTCCGCGCGGCGTCGTCAGTTTCCCCTACCTCGACCGGGGAAATCTTGAGGGTCACTCCGCAGTGAAGATGGCGGCGAAGCCATTGGAGGCAGCGACGGGGAACGTGAGAGTCGTCTTGTGATCTACTTGCCGTTGGTTGATGCGCACCTTGGTGGTGGTGGCGATCGAGGGATCATCCACGAAGCTCTCCGCCCGATAAGTCGCGGAGGGATCGAGGAAAGCGAGCGGGACGTCGAAGGTCCGCGCGGTGGAACCGTTGAGCCCAGCCAGGAACCAGACCTTGCCCTTGCGCCGCGCTATGGTGGCGTGGCTGCCGGGATAGCCGTCGATGACCCGCGTCTCATCCCAAGTCGTGGGCAAGCGGTCGAAGAAGGTCAGCTCGGGGACCTCCTCAAGCACCGACGCCGCGTTGCCGGCTCCGCCGACTTGCGGCGCACCGGCCGGGCGATCATACCAATAGAGGAACTGCCAGGGGCTGAAGATGCACACCGACTTGGCAAGCTGCGAAGCATGCGAGCCCATCTTTTTGACGCGCGGCGCGAAGTAGCAGTTGGTCTGGTCACCCGCGCCCACCAGTCCGCGGACGAAGACGCTATTTAGCACGGCCGCATTGCTGGGGGATTCCTCATCGCCGCGGATGCCTTCCACGGTCATCAGGTTCGGATAGGTCCGCGAGGTTCCGCTTGGCCGGAAGTCATCGTGGATGTCCACCATCAGTTGATGGTCTCCACATTTCTTCACGGCATGGTGCAGCCAGCGGGTGGCCGATTGAGATCCGACCGTGACGAAGCCGAACTTCATGCCGGCAACTCCCCACGACTGATAGAGGGGAACGATCTTGTCGAGCTGCGGCCCCAGCGACCGCTGGTTGACGTAGAGAATGACATCGACGCCTTTCTTTTTGCCGTAGGCGATGACTGCTGGCAGATCGAGCGGGCCGGGCGAACGCTTGGGATCGAGGTTGACCTTGCTGGCGTCGGATGCGGCGCTGTTTTCCGGTCCATACCAACCGGCGTCGAACATGATGTATTCGAGCTTGTGGGCGGCGGCGAAATCGATGCTGGCCATGGAGCCCTGCGTGGTCAGCGTGACTTCGCGTAGCACCTTGCCGGGGCGGATCCACGAGGTGTCGGCCAGTTTGGACGGCTCATTCAGATTGAGCACGAAATGATTCCCTTCGAGCAAAGCGCCCGGGGTCGGGGCGACACGAACGAAGCGCCACGCGCTGGTGAATGATCCGGAGAATGCCATCCGGCCCGCAATCTTGCAGTCCAAGGTAGAGGTGCCGCTACGGGTGTAACCCATCCTCGATCCATCGATCAGTGCGGCTTCTCCGAGAGCGGCGAAAAGATCGGCTGCCACCTCTGCCAGCACCGGGCTGACGGATGACTTCATCTTGGTGACCGGAACCTTGGAGATGTGGCCTTGGGTCGAGCCGGAGATCCATACCTGGGTGGCTTCGGGCAAGGGGAAGCTGGTGAACTCTCCCATCACGGTGCCGTCGCCATCGATCAGGTAACGCAGGGCAACGCCTTCGTCATAGACCCGGATCTGGAGCTTCACGCCGAACTTTCCGTGGTCGGAATGGGAGAGCGTAAGGGTCTCCTCGCGATAGTGGTCGGGCACTTCGGAACGCTCACCGAAACGATCGGACCATTTGGTATGGATGGTCTTCTCGGCCACCTTTTGGATGGTTCCTTCATCAGCGACCACGGTGGTTTCACCGATCTGGATTCCCAAGTTGCCGCGGGTGATCACCGGCCGGCCGGAATATGTCACGTTGTGGCTCAAGTCCTGAGTCGCCTCGTCGCGTTCGAGCGTGAAGACCAAGGCCCCGTTCGGGCTGGCAAGGGTGCGTTCGACCACGACGGCGGCGGAGAGCGGCAGTGCTCCGATCAAAGGCAGCGCAAGCAGGACGGTTGGATTCAGGATATGCATAGGTAACGATGACTAGATTTACCGGGGACGGCGGCGGCGCAGCAGGGCGAGAACGCCGATCCCGCCGAGGAGTGCGGCCTTGGGTTCAGGAATAACCACGACGTTGAGGCTGCCGAGTTCGAAATAGGCGGACTTCCCTCCACCGAGATCAAAGGCATTCGCGATGCCGAAGTTGGCGAGATTGGCGGTGTGAACCGTCGCCGTCCCGTCGATCAGCGAGTAGATGCCGTTTGCCACGGAGCTATTCAAGCCTATCAGGTCATCCACTCCGAAGCCCACGAAGGTGACGCCGGCACCACCGGTGCCGTTCACGGTCAGGGTCTCGGTGGTGCTGAAAACAAACCTAGCGCCATCCTCAAAGTGAAGGGCTCCGCCGCCGATGGTGCCATCGCCCCCGAGAGTGCCTGCGGCACCGACCGTGACGGCAGTGTTGCCGAGCGAGCCGGTGATCAGGAGCGTGCCGGCGGAAATCGTGGTCCCTCCGGTGTAAGTGCTGTTGCCTCCGAGAGTTTGGGTGCCGTTACCGATCTTGGTAAACGCGAGAGTGCCAGTGCCGCCGTTGATCAGCACTCCGTCGTAGGTGGCGGTGGCGTCTCCGTCGCCGACGGTAAGGGTCGATGCCGTGGCACTCAGTGAATTCCTCACCGTGCCAGTCGCCCCGGAAAGCCCGTTGATGGTTTCCGACTTGCCGTTCATGTTCAGCGTGCCGCCGTTCATGAGCAGGTTGCCTGCACCGGCTCCGGTGCCGTGGGCGATGGCGTCTCCGTTGGTCGCCGTCAGGGTTGTGGTCGTATTGCTCGAGAACTTCCACTTTCCGCCGCTGGCGGTGGTTCCGAGGTTGATGTTGCCGCCGGTGCTGGCGTTCTCGAAGGTCCCGGAGTAGCCCGACATGCTGCCCGAAAGGGTCAGCGTCACCGCCCCTGATGTGAGGTAGGTGAGGTTGCCGGTGCCGGAAATGGCTCCGCTCAGGGTGGGAGCAACGGAGATGGTACTGCTGATGACGCTGGCTGCGTCGACTTGAATGTTCCTGCTGGAGCCGGTGCCACCATTGTTAAAATAGGCCCCCCCTATGAGAATGACCTTGTTGTTAACGTTGCCGAGAAAGGAAGTGGTATGGAGTTTCCCTCCGAGGACCGTGACATCACCGACGAAGTCGTTGTTGGCGTTGCTCAGGTAAAGCCGGTCGCCTGCAACGACACTGGTGCTGGTGGCGCTTCCGTTGAGGACCAGTCCGCCGTTGATAGTACCGGTGATCTTCTGACTCAGATTGATGCTGGTGGTGACCCCGAGGGCATCGAAGGCCAGAACGCTGTCCGAATACGTGCCGACAAAGGAGAGATTGTTAGTGCCCGTGAAAGTCGCGGCGCTTGTCAGCTTGATCTGATTGACGCTGATGGCCGTGGCAGCGACCCCGCTGACGGTGCCGGCCGTGCCGCCGAAGATCGCGCTACTTCCATTGACCCAGTTTCCCAAGGTGCCCGTGGCCGATCCGTCGCGCCAGGTTCCGGCGGTGTTCCAACTGCCTCCGCCGCCGGTGCCTGCTGTGACGCCATTCGCATCCCAGTAGAAGTCGGCGGCGCGGGAGTTGTCGCAGAGGCCAAGCACGATCAGTGGCAGGGTGAGGGTGCGGGCGGCGATTTTGCTAGCCGCGATGGCGGGACGGGAGGGCTTCATGTGCTTGCTTTGAAAAGGATTCGAGGAGCAGGGCGGGGAGGGGATTGCCCTTGAACGAGGGCATAGGCGCAGGCCGCATCATTTCGCGGGGTAATCTGGAAGTTTCGCGCTGCGGGAAGGTTTTTTCGATTTCGAGACACAGGAACTGCGGCGGCTCGACGCCGGCGGCCGTGGAAGGATGGGCTTTGAAGCTGAACGCCGGTTCCCGCCGATCGCCAACTGGATCGCCAGCCGGGCATTTGAACGCGCGATCGTCCGAGGAACAGTAGGCCCACCGGCGGCACAACCCAGTGCACCATCTGGTCGGGGAGAATTATCAAGGGGGAATCCCTCGCAAGCGTTCATGGTTCTTCCGGTTATCAGCGGGGCGGAAAACCACGGGCCGCTTCCATGAAATCCAATCACCGATGCCGTGTCTGAAACAATGGACCTTTCATGGAAAAAGATGGACGAATCCACGTTTTGTCACCGTATGGTGTGTTTGGATGCCGAAGGTTCGGAACAAACTGGCTCTGCCCCCTCCCTCCTCCCGGGTGGCTGAAGGATTTGCGGGACAGCGCCTGCTGATCGTCCCGCAAGACCGGCTCCGGAGAGGAGAAGCCCTGCCCGTGATCCGCGATCTGCAGGTCACTCACATCGGCCACTTCAACAGCGCGCGAAACCACTTCGTATACCGGCGCAAAGGCTGTCCCCATTTCGTTCTCATCTATTGCTTGGCCGGTGCGGGCCACTGCAAGTACCGCGGCCAGACATGGGACATCGGTTCCGGCGGTCTTATCCTGCTGCCTCCCGACGAGGCTCACTCTTACTTCGCCGACGCGGCGGATCCCTGGAGCATTTTTTGGGTTCATTTCACCGGCCATCGCGCCGCGGACTACGTTGAAGCTCTCGCCCTCACCGGGGATAGCCCGCTGTTGGAGGTGCCGAAGGAGGCCGCCATGCAACAGGCATTCGAGGAAACCTATCGCCACGCCCTCGACGGATTCTCGGAATCCGGGTTGCTCGGACTGACCACCGGCTTGTCCCGTCTTATCGGGCTCGCGCGCGTTTATTCGTCATCGGGCAGTGCACGTGCACGGCGCACGGAGGACCGGGTGTTGACCTCCATCCGTCAGCTCCAGGACGAGCCGACCCGTGATTGGCGGATTGAAGAGCTCGCCGCGGCGGCCGGCATGTCACTCGCCCATTTCACCGACCGCTTCCACAAGCAGGCCGGCTGCCCGCCGAAACAGTTTCTCATTCGCCTGCGACTTCAAATTGCCTCGGCATTGATGCAGGAATCCGGTCTCACCGTGGCCCAGATCGCCACCCAGGTCGGCTATGAGGATCCCTATTATTTCAGCCGCTTGTTCCGCCGTCACACGGGTCAATCACCACGCGCCCATCGCCGCGAACTGGGGATCCACATGTCCTAGCCGGTGAAAGGTTGGCTTGTTAGGCAGCGATAAATCCCGGCCACGTCTGTTAGGGCTTTCGAGCCGCGAAGTGTCCGGGGATTTCTGATGCGGATGGCGTGTGATCGTAGCGCGCTACTCCCGGGACTGCCCTGCACGAGTGTCGGCCCGGTCATCGGATTACTCCTATCAGCTCAAGATCTGCGGGCGCACGAACCATTGAACTTTTTTCGCCAGGTTCACGCGCGCTCCGATTATGCGCTTCGGTGAAGAGGCATCTCCGAGATTAGGGCGCGCACTCTCGCAGGGTCACTGATGGAAATCTGATGGTTCCGATTCAAATCATCGGAACGTCCATCTTTTACCCCGAATCATCCATTGTTTTCCGGCCCTCGTAACTGATTTGATTGCACTCAAATCGTACCCGCGTGCGGTCTCGATCGCCGCCTTGCTGATTTCCCAAAAGCCATGAAAGCTCGCAAACTTGAATCCCGTGGTGGCGAGGGATTTGCCTTGGTGATCTCTCTCAGCCTGATGGTGCTCTTGGTGGTGCTATCGGTCGGGATGCTGACGCTTTCCAGCATCAATCTTCGCACTTCCACTCGTGATTCCGATGCCGCCGAGGCCCGCGCGAATGCCCGGCTGGCACTGACGATGGCCATCGGCGACTTGCAAACCTCGCTTGGTCCGGATCAGCGGGTGAATGTTCCCGGCGGTCAGGTCGCCAGTGACGAGTCATCGCCGCGCCGCCACTGGACCGGGGTCTATGACAGTTGGCAGGGCAATGGTGCCCGGCCAAAGACCCCGGTGTTCGTCCGTTGGCTGGTTTCGGGAAATGAGGCGGCACTGCGGAAGGAAGACGCCGCGAGTTCGGTCGACATCGGGGCAGTCACCACGGCGATCTTAAAGGGAGAGACAAAAGATCGCATCGAGGCGGGTCTCGTGCCCATGGATGATCGCGCAGCGCTGGCTTGGTGGGTGGGCGATGAAAATGCGAAGGCGCGCCTGAACTGGAGGGCGGAATCAGGTGCCACCATCGCGGAATGGATGACCTCCGCCCAGAGTGTGATTGCGCCTGGGCACCAGTCCTCGACTGCGTTGGCTGCGGTGGATCCGGCGGACGAGCGGTTGGCCGGTTTACCGTCGCTCACGACCGGGGAGTTGCTCGGGGCCACGCAATCGTCGCGCCCCAGCTTGCGCCATGACTTCACCACCTGGTCCCGCGGGGTGGTCGCCAACGTGCGGGACGGCGGTCTGCGCAAAGACCTCTCATTCTACTTGGAAAAGCCCGAGGCATCCCGGCCGAAGGAGCCGCTCTATCAGAAAGGCGGCGTTCATTTCGGCGAGCTGTGGGCCTACTACAACCTCTGGCGCAAGCTGCAGCCCGGTGGCGGCAGCCATCCCGACGGCGGCAAGCTCCCGTCGAACGCGCCGCTGCTCAGTGGACTCAGCGACCCGGCCTCGGAGGCCGCCAGTCCCTTCGGTCCCTACAATCGCCCGCTGATGATCCGCATCGGATGGATGGTGTCGCTGCGCACCGATCCTCCTGCCAGCGGCCAGTCCACTTACGGGCTCAAGATGGTGCTCGATCCGATCGTCACCCTGTGGAATCCCTACGATGTTTCGCTGCGCATTCCCAATGGTTCGAATCCCGATACAAGCACCCATATGACGGTGCGTTTGTGGGGACTGCCGTATGATGTGGGAATCTACAAGAATGGCTCGCTGGTCGGCGGCGCGCGCAAGCATTTCAACACCCTGGTGGGAGCGGACTCCCTCACCTCCCTGGAAATCGGCGTAGCCGGAGGTGACCCGCTGGCGATCCGTCCGGGCGAAGTCCTGATCTATTCCCAAGCGGGCAGCCAGGAACTCGACGGGGCTCGCGTCACCCACGCGCCGGGGCGACTTGGCTGGGGCCGAAAGGGAGGGTTCGTCATCGATCTGAAATCGCCTTACGCCGCCGGCGAACGCGTGACGGTGGACATGGAGGCCTCGTCCCGCCGGGGTGCTGCGGATTGGGGACTGGTGGAGTTCCTGGAATGGGTCGGCAGGGACCTCAATCTTCCCGGACAGCCGCGCTGGGCGGGCGGGATGATGGTGGATCGCACCGGGTTCGGGAGTGCACTTAATGCTAGCGCGAATGTGAAACTCTTCCCACCGGTGGGGAAGATCGACTTGGGCACGGCTGCCGAGATTTCCGGGAAAGCAGGCAAGAAGCCTGTCGCTTTCTTCTCGTTGGCGATGCGTACGGAAGAGGACGCCCGCTTGCCTGGCCGGTTCCTTTCCCGTGTGACCCGTGGGGCGGGGGGGTATGACCTCCAGAGCCTGGACGATGCCGAACTGGCCAGCCAAGGGATGGAGGTGACGATGAAGCCTCTCGGCGGCAGCTTCGATAGCACTGGCTTCGACGTGCTGGGTGGAAGCGGCTTCTACGGCGGCAACTACCTCGCTTCCGCAGGCCAGCGCTACCTCATTGCCCAGTCGATTCCGCGCACGCCGATTCATTCGATCGCGGCCTTCCAGCATGCCGCAGCCAATGGCATCGGCGCGCTGAATAGCGGCGACGACGCCAATTACGTGCAACGCAAGTTGGAGCCGACGGTCGCGCAGATCATCGGCAACTCCCACGCGCTGCCGATTTTTTCGCCCTCGCGCGTCAGCGGCACTACCAATGGCGGCCTGCAAGCGATCGATCATTCCTACCACGCGAATCTGGAGCTATGGGACCGCTGGTTCTTTTCCTCGATCGCTCCGCACGAGTCGCCCGCTTATGTCGAGGCGAACAAGGTCGCCGGACAACGCCAGGTGCTTACCGATTTCGTCGAGCGCAAGGCCCCGCTCGCGAACCCGCGCATGGGCCTCTACGCGGGCAAGCAAACTCCGGAGCCAGTCGAGGATTTGTTCTCCGGCACCAAGCCCCGCACCGACGCGCACCTGCGCTCGGCTGCCCACCTGATGATCGACGGCGCGTTCAATGTGAACTCCACGAGCGTCCAGGCCTGGACCGCGATGCTCGCCAACCTTCGCGGCCGGCAAATTCCCGTTGCCTCGCCGCAGGGCAATTCCGGTGGCATCAACTGGACCACGCCCGCCGAGACGAATCCCATTCCCGCGTTGCTCGTGCCCGGATCCTCTTCCCTTGATGAAGAGGATCTCGCCAATACCGATCTCGAGGAGCAGTGGATGGGCTTCCGCAGTCTCGACGACGAACAACTTCGTGAACTTGCCGAGTCGATGGTGGAGGAGGTGAAGACCCGCGGTCCGTTCCTATCGCTCGCAGACTTCGTCAACCGCCGTCCCGGTACCGACAAGGAGCTGGCGAAATGTGGCGCCTTGCAAGCAGCGCTGGATGAGACGGTGAACGAGACGTTGACCAAGGGTGCGCGCTCCGTCGCGCAATCCGACTTGCCCGCCGGCCTGCCGTTCAAGGAAGCGGAGGAGGGTGCCCGGGCTGCCGGCATGGCGGGCTATGTCGACCAAGCGGACATTCTCACACGTCTCGGGCCTATGATCACCGTCCACTCGGACACCTTCACCGTCCGCGGCTATGGAGAAAAACGAGACGAGGCCGGCAAGCTGCTGGCCAGCGCCCGCTGTGAAGCCGTGGTCCAGCGCGTTCCGGAATACCTCGATACGAGCGACTTGGCCCATCTCACAAGGGCCCAGCTTAAAAGCGAATTGAACAAGCGCTTCGGCCGCCGTTTCGACATCGTTTCGTTCCGCTGGCTTGGCCGGGACGAGATCTGAACCGATCATCCATCATGCGCTCCATTCTCATTCTTCTTCTAACGCTCGCCTGCGCTCGCGGGCAGGGGGCCGGAACACCAGGCGAAGGACGCGGGCCAAAGGTCCGGCTCTGTGCCTTCGTGTTGCCGCCGGGCGACTTCGACTTTGCCCTCGGCGGTGACAAGATCGAGCCGGTGGAAGTCGAGATTCCGACCAATGGCTTCAGCCCGCCGATCATCGCGCCGGCCCGCGATTGCAAGCTCGGAACCATTGGCAAGCCGGGCCCGGATGGGAAGCGGCTCTTCAAGGCTATGTTCTCCTTGAGTCTTCCCGATCCCGGCAAGGCCTTCCTGGTGCTGCTGCTGCCGAAAGGCAACACCTTACAGTCAAAGGTCATACGTGCCGATGATCCGGCGATCAAGGAAGGCGATCTCCATCTTTTCAATCTCGCCGAGGCTCAGGTGGCGCTCCGCTTGAACGGTGCCGCGACCCTTCTCAATCCAAACGCCATGGAGCGGGTGAGCCCGCCGGTGGTCGCCGATGATGCCACCTATCAGGTCGAGTTCCATGCGAAGATCAAGGACGGGACCAAGCTGTTCGGAGCGACCCGCTGGGGTGCCGCGCCGAACCGACGTGCTTTCATCTTCGTGTTCAAGGATCCCAAGAACAGCCGCTACACGTATCGTGCCGTCGAGGAGTTCACGACGTGGACGAGCGAAGGGCAGGGGGGAACTGAAGAATTTCCAGGAGTTGCGAGGGGTCGCCCAGTTTTTGGGTTTTTCTGGGCGGCCCCTTGCACATCTCACCTAGACAATGCGGATCGTGGGTGCCGCCCACGCAGGCGCGCGGTGAACTTCCGGGCCGCCCCCAGGGAGGCAATGATTAAAGGCGGACCCGATGGGCGGTCTGTTAGAGGTTCGGATCCGTCGAGTCCACGGGTATCTTGTTGGTCATCTAAATCCTAAGATTGTCCATCTTTTTCCATGAATCATCCATTGTTCCGGCCGCTCCGTTTCTGATCCAATGATAACGAATGACGGTCGCGGTTTCCCGCCGCGCCTCGCCTCGCCGCCGCCCCCGTTGGAACTCCTTGTTGAACCGGTCTTCCGTGCCCTCCGATAGTTTTCCATTGCGTGAAAAGCACTGGCCAAAACCCGGAAACTTCGAACGCGGTCATCTCGGCATCGGATTCCTCCAGTATCTCAAAATTCCGATCATCCCATGAAAAAAACTCCTCGTTTCATCCAGCTCAGCATCCTTCTTGGATCCAGCTTCCAGACCACGCACGCCGCGGACAACACTTGGAATGGCAGCGCCAGTGCCGAGTGGGGCAACGCCGGCAATTGGACCGGTGGCATTCCTGACACCGTCACAGAGCGCGCGGTCTTCAACGGGACCGGCGGCCAGAATGCCGTGACCTTCGCCGCCGCGGTGGGTGGCGGAACCGGCTTCAATGGAATCCTGGTGGAAGGGACCCAGGCATCAGCGCTTTCGATCGACAACTCGACCGGCGCAGCCCTGAACTTCCGGTTGGCCGCCTCCTCGGGCATCACGATCAACTCCGGAGCGGCGGCATTCTCGCTGGGCACAGCCGGCGGCAATATCACCCTCGT from Luteolibacter arcticus includes the following:
- a CDS encoding AraC family transcriptional regulator, which translates into the protein MAEGFAGQRLLIVPQDRLRRGEALPVIRDLQVTHIGHFNSARNHFVYRRKGCPHFVLIYCLAGAGHCKYRGQTWDIGSGGLILLPPDEAHSYFADAADPWSIFWVHFTGHRAADYVEALALTGDSPLLEVPKEAAMQQAFEETYRHALDGFSESGLLGLTTGLSRLIGLARVYSSSGSARARRTEDRVLTSIRQLQDEPTRDWRIEELAAAAGMSLAHFTDRFHKQAGCPPKQFLIRLRLQIASALMQESGLTVAQIATQVGYEDPYYFSRLFRRHTGQSPRAHRRELGIHMS